A genomic region of Magnolia sinica isolate HGM2019 chromosome 6, MsV1, whole genome shotgun sequence contains the following coding sequences:
- the LOC131249375 gene encoding uncharacterized protein LOC131249375 isoform X1 translates to MLQNAPRDLLESTSASFLGSCPKMKEAKGMKTAPNTSKHPLGVGVGDKHLIWGRYVAARVGSGLAAVPHTNYIAAVLTSISSVALIMRLVFSGGGAPLSNTFFKFGKLWRSNHCNHWNASSSTSLQSIMHSAPLQSKTSRCLKLFKSPWNLERLVKPLLAYKYKENACFINPSIPQWNSSHSQMLICLLETGWKGVKLTITWKLVKPENHRWNISCAMKPLRLDTLMLKDLRRFMFRASLKVASSTFSFKSIMLTSSRLGSPYIIV, encoded by the exons ATGTTACAAAATGCTCCTA GAGATCTACTGGAATCTACATCAgcatcatttttgggttcatgccctaaaatgaaggaGGCAAAAGGAATGAAAACAGCACCCAACACATCAAAACACCCACTGGGAGTGGGCGTTGGCGACAAACACCTGATCTGGGGAAGGTATGTTGCAGCACGGGTGGGcagcggattggctgctgtacctcacaccaactatatagctgctgtattgacgtcaataAGTTCTGTggctctgatcatgag GCTTGTGTTCAGTGGAGGAGGCGCTCCACTATCGAATACCTTCTTCAAGTTTGGCAAACTTTGGAGATCCAACCACTGTAACCATTGGAATGCATCATCTTCAACCTCTCTCCAGTCTATAATGCATTCCGCTCCACTGCAGTCAAAGACTTCAAGATGTCTTAAGCTCTTTAAATCGCCTTGGAACTTAGAAAGACTTGTTAAACCTTTGCTTGCATACAAGTATAAAGAGAATGCATGTTTTATCAACCCCTCAATTCCGCAGTGGAATTCGTCACATTCACAAATGCTTATCTGCTTATTAGAAACAGGTTGGAAAGGTGTAAAGTTAACCATAacatggaaacttgtcaagcccGAAAACCATCGATGGAACATATCATGTGCGATGAAGCCATTAAGATTGGACACACTGATGCTTAAAGATCTCAGGCGTTTCATGTTCAGAGCCTCACTGAAAGTAGCTTCGTCCACATTTTCCTTCAAATCCATCATGCTTACTTCCTCCAGACTAGGTAGCCCGTATATCATAGTGTAG
- the LOC131249375 gene encoding uncharacterized protein LOC131249375 isoform X2 produces MLQNAPNLLESTSASFLGSCPKMKEAKGMKTAPNTSKHPLGVGVGDKHLIWGRYVAARVGSGLAAVPHTNYIAAVLTSISSVALIMRLVFSGGGAPLSNTFFKFGKLWRSNHCNHWNASSSTSLQSIMHSAPLQSKTSRCLKLFKSPWNLERLVKPLLAYKYKENACFINPSIPQWNSSHSQMLICLLETGWKGVKLTITWKLVKPENHRWNISCAMKPLRLDTLMLKDLRRFMFRASLKVASSTFSFKSIMLTSSRLGSPYIIV; encoded by the exons ATGTTACAAAATGCTCCTA ATCTACTGGAATCTACATCAgcatcatttttgggttcatgccctaaaatgaaggaGGCAAAAGGAATGAAAACAGCACCCAACACATCAAAACACCCACTGGGAGTGGGCGTTGGCGACAAACACCTGATCTGGGGAAGGTATGTTGCAGCACGGGTGGGcagcggattggctgctgtacctcacaccaactatatagctgctgtattgacgtcaataAGTTCTGTggctctgatcatgag GCTTGTGTTCAGTGGAGGAGGCGCTCCACTATCGAATACCTTCTTCAAGTTTGGCAAACTTTGGAGATCCAACCACTGTAACCATTGGAATGCATCATCTTCAACCTCTCTCCAGTCTATAATGCATTCCGCTCCACTGCAGTCAAAGACTTCAAGATGTCTTAAGCTCTTTAAATCGCCTTGGAACTTAGAAAGACTTGTTAAACCTTTGCTTGCATACAAGTATAAAGAGAATGCATGTTTTATCAACCCCTCAATTCCGCAGTGGAATTCGTCACATTCACAAATGCTTATCTGCTTATTAGAAACAGGTTGGAAAGGTGTAAAGTTAACCATAacatggaaacttgtcaagcccGAAAACCATCGATGGAACATATCATGTGCGATGAAGCCATTAAGATTGGACACACTGATGCTTAAAGATCTCAGGCGTTTCATGTTCAGAGCCTCACTGAAAGTAGCTTCGTCCACATTTTCCTTCAAATCCATCATGCTTACTTCCTCCAGACTAGGTAGCCCGTATATCATAGTGTAG
- the LOC131249375 gene encoding uncharacterized protein LOC131249375 isoform X6, giving the protein MKEAKGMKTAPNTSKHPLGVGVGDKHLIWGRYVAARVGSGLAAVPHTNYIAAVLTSISSVALIMRLVFSGGGAPLSNTFFKFGKLWRSNHCNHWNASSSTSLQSIMHSAPLQSKTSRCLKLFKSPWNLERLVKPLLAYKYKENACFINPSIPQWNSSHSQMLICLLETGWKGVKLTITWKLVKPENHRWNISCAMKPLRLDTLMLKDLRRFMFRASLKVASSTFSFKSIMLTSSRLGSPYIIV; this is encoded by the exons atgaaggaGGCAAAAGGAATGAAAACAGCACCCAACACATCAAAACACCCACTGGGAGTGGGCGTTGGCGACAAACACCTGATCTGGGGAAGGTATGTTGCAGCACGGGTGGGcagcggattggctgctgtacctcacaccaactatatagctgctgtattgacgtcaataAGTTCTGTggctctgatcatgag GCTTGTGTTCAGTGGAGGAGGCGCTCCACTATCGAATACCTTCTTCAAGTTTGGCAAACTTTGGAGATCCAACCACTGTAACCATTGGAATGCATCATCTTCAACCTCTCTCCAGTCTATAATGCATTCCGCTCCACTGCAGTCAAAGACTTCAAGATGTCTTAAGCTCTTTAAATCGCCTTGGAACTTAGAAAGACTTGTTAAACCTTTGCTTGCATACAAGTATAAAGAGAATGCATGTTTTATCAACCCCTCAATTCCGCAGTGGAATTCGTCACATTCACAAATGCTTATCTGCTTATTAGAAACAGGTTGGAAAGGTGTAAAGTTAACCATAacatggaaacttgtcaagcccGAAAACCATCGATGGAACATATCATGTGCGATGAAGCCATTAAGATTGGACACACTGATGCTTAAAGATCTCAGGCGTTTCATGTTCAGAGCCTCACTGAAAGTAGCTTCGTCCACATTTTCCTTCAAATCCATCATGCTTACTTCCTCCAGACTAGGTAGCCCGTATATCATAGTGTAG
- the LOC131249375 gene encoding uncharacterized protein LOC131249375 isoform X4, with protein sequence MLLEIYWNLHQQKEAKGMKTAPNTSKHPLGVGVGDKHLIWGRYVAARVGSGLAAVPHTNYIAAVLTSISSVALIMRLVFSGGGAPLSNTFFKFGKLWRSNHCNHWNASSSTSLQSIMHSAPLQSKTSRCLKLFKSPWNLERLVKPLLAYKYKENACFINPSIPQWNSSHSQMLICLLETGWKGVKLTITWKLVKPENHRWNISCAMKPLRLDTLMLKDLRRFMFRASLKVASSTFSFKSIMLTSSRLGSPYIIV encoded by the exons gaaggaGGCAAAAGGAATGAAAACAGCACCCAACACATCAAAACACCCACTGGGAGTGGGCGTTGGCGACAAACACCTGATCTGGGGAAGGTATGTTGCAGCACGGGTGGGcagcggattggctgctgtacctcacaccaactatatagctgctgtattgacgtcaataAGTTCTGTggctctgatcatgag GCTTGTGTTCAGTGGAGGAGGCGCTCCACTATCGAATACCTTCTTCAAGTTTGGCAAACTTTGGAGATCCAACCACTGTAACCATTGGAATGCATCATCTTCAACCTCTCTCCAGTCTATAATGCATTCCGCTCCACTGCAGTCAAAGACTTCAAGATGTCTTAAGCTCTTTAAATCGCCTTGGAACTTAGAAAGACTTGTTAAACCTTTGCTTGCATACAAGTATAAAGAGAATGCATGTTTTATCAACCCCTCAATTCCGCAGTGGAATTCGTCACATTCACAAATGCTTATCTGCTTATTAGAAACAGGTTGGAAAGGTGTAAAGTTAACCATAacatggaaacttgtcaagcccGAAAACCATCGATGGAACATATCATGTGCGATGAAGCCATTAAGATTGGACACACTGATGCTTAAAGATCTCAGGCGTTTCATGTTCAGAGCCTCACTGAAAGTAGCTTCGTCCACATTTTCCTTCAAATCCATCATGCTTACTTCCTCCAGACTAGGTAGCCCGTATATCATAGTGTAG
- the LOC131249375 gene encoding uncharacterized protein LOC131249375 isoform X5, translated as MLLIYWNLHQQKEAKGMKTAPNTSKHPLGVGVGDKHLIWGRYVAARVGSGLAAVPHTNYIAAVLTSISSVALIMRLVFSGGGAPLSNTFFKFGKLWRSNHCNHWNASSSTSLQSIMHSAPLQSKTSRCLKLFKSPWNLERLVKPLLAYKYKENACFINPSIPQWNSSHSQMLICLLETGWKGVKLTITWKLVKPENHRWNISCAMKPLRLDTLMLKDLRRFMFRASLKVASSTFSFKSIMLTSSRLGSPYIIV; from the exons gaaggaGGCAAAAGGAATGAAAACAGCACCCAACACATCAAAACACCCACTGGGAGTGGGCGTTGGCGACAAACACCTGATCTGGGGAAGGTATGTTGCAGCACGGGTGGGcagcggattggctgctgtacctcacaccaactatatagctgctgtattgacgtcaataAGTTCTGTggctctgatcatgag GCTTGTGTTCAGTGGAGGAGGCGCTCCACTATCGAATACCTTCTTCAAGTTTGGCAAACTTTGGAGATCCAACCACTGTAACCATTGGAATGCATCATCTTCAACCTCTCTCCAGTCTATAATGCATTCCGCTCCACTGCAGTCAAAGACTTCAAGATGTCTTAAGCTCTTTAAATCGCCTTGGAACTTAGAAAGACTTGTTAAACCTTTGCTTGCATACAAGTATAAAGAGAATGCATGTTTTATCAACCCCTCAATTCCGCAGTGGAATTCGTCACATTCACAAATGCTTATCTGCTTATTAGAAACAGGTTGGAAAGGTGTAAAGTTAACCATAacatggaaacttgtcaagcccGAAAACCATCGATGGAACATATCATGTGCGATGAAGCCATTAAGATTGGACACACTGATGCTTAAAGATCTCAGGCGTTTCATGTTCAGAGCCTCACTGAAAGTAGCTTCGTCCACATTTTCCTTCAAATCCATCATGCTTACTTCCTCCAGACTAGGTAGCCCGTATATCATAGTGTAG
- the LOC131249375 gene encoding uncharacterized protein LOC131249375 isoform X7: MMATKSVTKCSWLVFSGGGAPLSNTFFKFGKLWRSNHCNHWNASSSTSLQSIMHSAPLQSKTSRCLKLFKSPWNLERLVKPLLAYKYKENACFINPSIPQWNSSHSQMLICLLETGWKGVKLTITWKLVKPENHRWNISCAMKPLRLDTLMLKDLRRFMFRASLKVASSTFSFKSIMLTSSRLGSPYIIV; this comes from the coding sequence GCTTGTGTTCAGTGGAGGAGGCGCTCCACTATCGAATACCTTCTTCAAGTTTGGCAAACTTTGGAGATCCAACCACTGTAACCATTGGAATGCATCATCTTCAACCTCTCTCCAGTCTATAATGCATTCCGCTCCACTGCAGTCAAAGACTTCAAGATGTCTTAAGCTCTTTAAATCGCCTTGGAACTTAGAAAGACTTGTTAAACCTTTGCTTGCATACAAGTATAAAGAGAATGCATGTTTTATCAACCCCTCAATTCCGCAGTGGAATTCGTCACATTCACAAATGCTTATCTGCTTATTAGAAACAGGTTGGAAAGGTGTAAAGTTAACCATAacatggaaacttgtcaagcccGAAAACCATCGATGGAACATATCATGTGCGATGAAGCCATTAAGATTGGACACACTGATGCTTAAAGATCTCAGGCGTTTCATGTTCAGAGCCTCACTGAAAGTAGCTTCGTCCACATTTTCCTTCAAATCCATCATGCTTACTTCCTCCAGACTAGGTAGCCCGTATATCATAGTGTAG